TCACCACGACACCCTCGATGTTCTTCGTGGCCTTCTCCACCACAAAGCCCTTCTCACCGGAGGCCACAGTGAGAACATACCAGGACCCCAGaagctgggaggagaggagcaggtgAGGGGGGCCCGGTCCCCCAGCCTCTTGAGGCGTCCTCTTCGTCTGGGAGTCCAGGGCCCCTGACTCAGGCTGACCCGTCCCCCTGTAGCCGGTGCCGGTCTGGGCCAGCACCGGGAAGGTAACCCAGAGACTGTGGCCCCACAGAAGGGGCCTGGGCCCCTAGGACCGACGGGGCTCGAGGCCAGTGCTGGCACCAACGGATGGGCCGTTACCTGCCTCGGGTCCAGCCTTCCCAGCCACACAGCCTGGGCGCAAGGCACTGAGACCAACGTCAGAAGAGCAGTGCGCAGGATGCTCCCCATCTTCCGGAAGTCTGTGCACCAGTACAACTGCTGTGGGGCCCGGGGCTGCGCAGTCCCTCCGGCCCGCGTAAACCCGTTCAAACGTCTCTGCGTGGGTCACTGTGGGCGGCCACTGACCACCAAGACACCACGCTGGCCTGTCTCCTTGCAAGGTGGTGACATTTCCCGAGGGGGTGGCATTATTATTCAGTGGTGGCCCCTGTGCCCTGCCCCGATGCGCTGGAGAATGGGGATTGGGCCCCGGGGAGCGTCAACACTGCCGTGCCGATCCCTGCTTCTGTCTGCTTCCTTCTGTTGGGCGGTTCCAGAATGGGCATCCTAACCCCGGTCAAACCACTGACACCACTGGGGATTCAATGCTCTCCCTTGCTCAGTCTGGGAAGGCCAGAGGCTGGCAGCAGGCCAAAGTCAAGACCAAGGGAAGGAAGGCACAAACAGTTCTTCTAGAAGCTGCACTTCAGATCTTTTGTCTCAatcattaaaaataggaaaaaaaaaaaaagctcccacTCCCTCCTGACCACCCGTTATTCTGCTCTGCTGGCCTtggcctcctgcccccacacacaGTCAGCAGCCAGCCCGGAATGTCCTGTTGCTTCTGCCCCTCCGCTCCACCTGTCTGGACTCGCCCACTCTCCGGCCAGGCGTGGCCTGCTGCCCCCCACCTCTGTACTGCATGACCCGGGCCAGGAGCTGCACATCCCCCAAGTTTCCGTGAGAGTTCTCTGTGGGCCTGGGTTTCTCACCTCTGGGTCATCTGAGCCCCTACctgggagcagagggcagagggcttGGCTGGATCTGTCTGAGACCCTGAAATCCAAGGGGAGGCGGCCGGCAGGatcccctgggggtgggggtggaatggGCACACTACATTTCCAATGGCTTTGCCAGTCAGCTTCCAAGGGTTCTAACACCAAAACAAGCGAGATGCGGAAGGTGAAGGAAAGATAAAGCCACGTGTCTTGCCAGGTCTAAGGACTGACCCCTGATGAGCCACCACCCGGCCCTTGGTGAGCCCCGTGGGGAAGGTGGACACAGGTAAACCAGCCAGCCCCAGCACAAACGTGCAGCTAAGCTCCCACTGCCCCGGAGCCCGGGGAGCCTCGGGCCTCGAACGTGGCTGAGGAGGGCCCCTGACTGCCAGCTTCTACGACGCCTCGCAGCCGGAGATGACACACAAGGACAAAAATATCACCCTACGCTTCAGAGTAATCCTATTTGCTGTTTTTTCACAGGAGATTCCTGACAAAACATTCAGGGAGACTAAGGTGAACGGAGAGAAACACAGCAGAAGAAAGAGGTAACAGAAGCCCCATGGACGCTTCCTGCATTGGGACCCCAGGCGGCCTCCCTTAGTGCCCTGGGGCTGGCATCACAAAAGCGCACACCGGGCGGCTTACGGGCAACAGTCACtgatttctcccagttctggacgCCGGGTGTTCCAGTCAGCTATGCCTGTGCCTGCAGGATGGACAAGGGCATCTTGTTGTCCTCACGGTGGGGGGACGTGGGGGGCTCCGGCTGTGCCGATTCCCCTCATGGGCACTCCACCCCCATGGCCTTGTCACCTTCCAAAAGCCCACCTCCCAGCGCCATCATGTTGGGGGTCAGGATGGCAACAGGAATGCTGGGGGCAGACACACACATTGGAACCACACAGATTGTGAGAACAGCTACGAACACCTGGCTTAACAAGGTAAGAGCCACATTTGACGTTACGCTGTGTTCTTTAAATTCTCGTAATGTAGCTGGAAACCATAAAACATGGTAGAGATAAAAAGACATCTGGGTAGCCCGAAATGATCTTACGGAATgcagatttggggaaaaaatatatacagtaggCTCTCCTGAGCCAGATTGAACAGGTTGTGCTGCAAAGGAGATGTCTTAAATCCCAGGAAAAAATCAGTGTTTGTAAATCAATGCTGTCAGGGCAACTGGATTTCCATCTGGAAGAAGATTAAAATGAAACATATTCACCTCATGCACGAGAGTAAACaccaaatggatcaaagatctgATACTAAATGTGGAAATAGAACCACACGAGTAATGAATGAAATCATTGGTGAATTTCCCTATCACATGGATGTAGGAAAAGGCTTTCTAATTGCATCAGTTCACTCCTGAAAGCAGAACCACTAGGAGgcaaataaattcacaaataagGGATTTGGGGCAGGAGTTTGACCCCATGTCGCTGTGGGAGATCATTCCATAAGCCCTGTAAGGCCGGTCGCCTTCTGGGAATTCTGGGAAACGCCATGCAGCTGAGACAAATCAAGCCATTACAAACCCATAGGCCACACTAACTTGCATCAAAATCcagatgtaatttaaaaaaaaagtattgataaATAACCcgtctgtattttttaaacttctttataGCCAAAATAAGCCACAAACAAAGTCAAAAGATGAATGACAGATCTGGAGAAAGTATTTCCAACATATATCACATGCAAGGGCTAATAGCCATGCTCTataaggaacttttaaaaatttaagaaaaagggcacctgagtggctcagtcagttaagtgtccaactttgcctcaggtcaggatctcacagttcctgagttcaagccccacattgggctctgcactggcagcgtggagcctgcttgagactctatctctccctctctgtctctctgcccctcccccaatcactctctctctctctcaaaaatagttaaaaattaaagaaaaaagggccAAAAACTCATCAGAAAAATGAATGACACAACCAGATAattcatgcaaaaaaaattaaagtgatgcctaaacatacaaaaagatgtttgctatgaattgtgtcccccccaaattTCTCTGCTTAAGTCCTGACCCCAACACCTCAGAATGCAGCACTATTTAGAGATGGAGCCTTTGAAGAGGGATTAAATCAAAACGAGGTCATACAGGTTGAACATAACTGgggtccttatgagaagagattaagacacagacacacacacaggggagaccATGTGGGGACACGGGGAGGAGATGGCCGTGAAAGAGGCCTCAGGAGGACACAACCCAGCCATCTGGGTTCCAAACTCCAGCCTCTCagactccagcctccagagctgggaCAGAATCCACCTCTGACATTTAGGGCTGTGGTCCTTCGTGAGGGCAGCCCCGATGAACGGAGACGGTCTCCATTTTCATTCACCATCGGAGACgcgcaaattaaaacaacaccgATAACTGGTTATCACCTATCACCCGGCGAAAAGTCGAAGAGCTCGGCCACACCACACTCTCCCTGGCCAGGCCGTGGGGCCCCGAGCAAGCACGTTTGGCTCTTCAGACCGCAAAGGGGTACAATTCCTATACAGGGAAACATGGCGACGTCTAACAAAACCCATTATCTTCTGATCTAGAAGCCCGCTCTGGAACTTACCCTGAAGAATCACCTGCCACGACACAAAAAATGGATGTGCGCAGTGCTCACTCACCGAAGCACTGTTTCTAACGGAACGCCATTGGTAGCCACCTAAATGGCCACGCATGGGAGCTTGGTTGGCACAAAGACGGTGTGCCCGCAGCGGAGCCCTACGCGGCGACGCACGCAGTGGGAAGGCTCCATGAACTGGTGTCGGGTGACGTGACACGCGGGTGTACGGTCAAGTGAAAGAACAAAGTGCCGAAGGGCACGCGAAGCAGGCGGGTGAGACTCAGAACGTGTGTGTCTGCCTCCTTCTGCCAGAAGAAACCCAGAAAGGAGAAATCGGAGTCTAAGgagtgtgaccccccccccccaggggcagGTAGGGTAGGTAGGGCCGGGGAGGAAGttacaccccctccccctgcatgcCTCTTTGGTGTCGCTTTGACTTTGGGATCTGGGTAACCTATTACATCAAAAGTAAACGAGTGGGATTCAactgcacaggggcgcctgggtggctccgtcggttgagcgtccaacttcggctcaggtcatcatatTGGGGTTCAcaagtccgagccccgcatcgggctctgtgctgacagcttggagcctggagccggctgcagattccgtgtctccctctctctctctgcccctccccatctcgcactccatctgtctctctctgtcaaagataaacaaacatttaaaactttttaaaaggagtCAAACTGTATAGTAGACGAATGACGTAACACCCGAACGGGGTCAGCGGAATcagccctgattttttttctgtatattctcAGGCTAAAGAGTAAAGGAACCCCAAACAAACCCTGAGTTCTGGATTTTCTGAGGCTCGTCCTTTGCGGCGGTTTGGGGGAGCGACCCCAAAACGGCTTTCTGTGCGCTCCGGGATGTGTCAGAGGGCGACGGTCTTCTCTGGGTTAGAAAGCGGGGGGCGTCTCTCTGCTGAGGCCAAGCCCATGCCAGCCCAGTGAGGAGGGagcgaggggcacctggctctcGGATCTTGCTTTCTCAACACCGCTCTCTGCAAGAAGGAGCCGGCTCCGTGGGGGGATGACTCCAGGGTGGGGTCACGGACAACAGGAAAGGACTCGGAGTGTTTCCAGTAAACACGTGTTTGAGGAATCAGGGAAGTGTGTCAAAAGGACTCAGCGGCTGTCCGGGGGGAGCCCCCACTGGACAGATCTGGACGGGTTTGCGCCTCTAGAGGAAAGAAGGGAGCGTTCCTGGGTCTGTACTGACAGGCAAGAAACACGTGGCGGAGAAGCGGAGTCTTGCGATCACGGGAGGTCACTGACCCTCCGTCCCCGCTGAGCACGCTCTCCCGGCATCCCCTGCGCCGCCGTCCTCCCCGCGGACCTCGGGGGGCGTCGCCTGCGATTTCCCTCTGCCTGAGGAACACGCTAGCAGTAACTTATTGTGCCGCAGGTAAACCAGGGACAAATTCTCTCCACGTTGATTTCTCTAAGCGTAGCTTTATTGGGGCccccgggggctcagtcggctaagcatccgactcgtgatttcggctcaggtcaggatgtcaccgttcgtgggtttgcaccccgcgtcgggctctgccctgagtcagcttgggattctctccctccctctctttccgcccctcccctgctcgtgccccccaccccaagagtaaatacataaattttaaaaatacacttaaaaagcaTAGCTTTCTTTCCCAGAACTCCGAGTTGGTTTCAGAGATGTGCCTGCGTCCCGCGCCACGAGAAGGCAGCTGTCACGGCCTCTGGCTGCGAAGCGCCTTTCCTCTGCGGCTCCGTGAACGTCGTCCCCAAGCCGCTGTGTCCACTTGAGCACGATGTCCCTGGGGGTGGTTTCTTTCATCCTGCTCTGGCTTCCCTGCGCCCGGGACGTGTTCGGTCAAGTGGGCATGTCTTCGCCTCtatttcttcaaatctttttctGCCCAATTTTCgctcccttctcttcctgggaGTACTTCACACGCCCGACCCTGGCCGCTGGCAGTCATTCTCTGCTCCTCAGCTTGGACAGCCTGTGCCGGCGTGTCCCGGGCTCACGGCCACCGGCTCGTGTCCCCTGCGGTCCCCTACGCCCGCCCGGGCAAGCTTTCGTCTCGGCTGCTGTGCCACGCGGCGCTGGCGTCCCCGCCTGACTCTCCTGATGGCCCCTGTCGCACTGCCCCCCGGCCCCGTTGGCTCGCTCGTTCTGGGTTCGTTAGCCAGCTGTTTAATTCTGCCTTCTCGTCGGCGAGTTAGTCCCTTGAGCCTGCCTTCCTTTCGTCCCTTTGTGTCCGTACCAGGCCGCTCTCCACCTGTCTTCTCGCTCCGCCCACGGATCTTCTCCGGCtcacttttgattttattctttttaatgtttattcatttttgagacagagacagaacgtgaacaagggaggggcagggagagagggagacacagaatctgaagcacagagcccgatgcggggcttgaactcatgaactgtgagatcatgacttgagccggtcagatggtcaaccaaccgagccgcccaggcgcccccgggtCACCTTTTAGCAGCGCTCCTGTTCATTGTGTGCAGCTCAGCCCGTCCTTTTCTGTTTCCTCGTACGTCCAGCAGCGCGTGCACTTAGGACGCAGTGCGGAGGCCCTGGACCCAGAGTCAGCCTCTGAATCCTGCTGGCTCTCATTAGGGACTGAATCGTGTCTCCAGAAATGCAACTGTTGAAGCCTTAATCCTCACTGTGGCTGTGCCTGGAGACGGGGCCTCTGAGGGGGTGACGGGGTGGAGGGAGGTCGTGAGGGTAGGACTGGCGCCCTTCTGAGAAGAGGGAGGCAAGACACAGAGGTCTCTCCGGGGTGTGTGGGGCAGGGGCCTGGCGAGGGCACAGCCAGAAGCCCACGGGCTCCAGGCCGGAAGAGGGCTCTCAGCAGAGACCAACCCAACAGCACCCGGGTCTCGGGCTTCCAACTTCCAGATGTGTGAGACATAAACTCTTGGTGTCGCATTGCTCCCCGAGCCCCGCCGCCCCCCCTCCAGGCCCGTGGAGCTTGTGGCGGCTGCCGGAGCCGGTGAGCCCACCGGCACGCAGACCACCCA
This genomic stretch from Acinonyx jubatus isolate Ajub_Pintada_27869175 chromosome C2, VMU_Ajub_asm_v1.0, whole genome shotgun sequence harbors:
- the LOC113594410 gene encoding epididymal-specific lipocalin-6-like: MGSILRTALLTLVSVPCAQAVWLGRLDPRQLLGSWYVLTVASGEKGFVVEKATKNIEGVVVTLTAENNLKMLSSRHR